A genomic window from Candidatus Kouleothrix ribensis includes:
- a CDS encoding nitroreductase family protein, with translation MDLFEAIRRRHTTNGAFANRPIDPAHKRAILELAARAPSHFNSQPWRFVVVEDTERRRALAHVAGESMRDLMQDGRFFMQYRQFFRLTPEEAAATKDGIHIDNIPSVLRPFAKYVFSERGVSMMRTFRVPSVLGNDARKLVESSPMLLGLALARAVYKPGELTGLYTLISLGAVVQTIWLSATSLGMGMQFVSTPQEIPENWALVSTMLGVPDDFELMLLLRLGYEDETLKRPTIDWKSPQRKGIDELAFQEEWGQPLAAEGV, from the coding sequence ATGGATCTTTTTGAAGCGATACGCCGCCGCCACACCACCAACGGCGCCTTCGCCAACCGCCCGATCGACCCGGCGCATAAGCGCGCGATCCTCGAGCTGGCCGCGCGCGCACCCTCGCACTTCAACTCGCAGCCATGGCGCTTCGTAGTGGTCGAAGACACCGAGCGGCGCCGGGCGCTCGCCCACGTGGCCGGCGAGTCGATGCGCGACCTGATGCAGGACGGGCGCTTCTTCATGCAGTACCGCCAGTTCTTCCGGCTGACACCCGAAGAGGCCGCCGCAACCAAAGACGGCATCCATATTGACAACATCCCCAGTGTGCTGCGGCCGTTCGCCAAGTATGTGTTCAGCGAGCGCGGCGTGTCGATGATGCGTACCTTCCGCGTGCCGAGCGTGCTGGGCAACGACGCGCGCAAGCTGGTCGAGAGCTCGCCCATGCTGCTGGGCCTGGCGCTCGCGCGCGCGGTGTACAAGCCCGGCGAGCTGACCGGGCTCTACACACTGATCTCGCTCGGCGCAGTGGTGCAGACGATCTGGCTCAGCGCGACATCGCTAGGCATGGGCATGCAGTTCGTCTCGACCCCACAGGAGATCCCCGAGAACTGGGCCTTGGTCAGCACAATGCTCGGCGTGCCCGATGACTTCGAGCTTATGCTGCTGCTGCGCCTGGGCTACGAGGACGAGACGCTCAAACGACCGACGATCGATTGGAAGTCGCCGCAGCGCAAGGGCATCGACGAGCTGGCTTTCCAGGAAGAGTGGGGCCAGCCGCTCGCCGCCGAGGGCGTGTAA
- a CDS encoding FAD-binding protein, giving the protein MTIESREQIIAQLRAAIGAPYVLARPEELMLYEYDASALDMDAPEIVAVPGSTADVAQVVRIAAAAGWPLVARGAGTGLSGGSVPAAGGVVVSLARLDQVLWIDPAARLARVQPGVVNVDLSTAAGPHGLHFAPDPSSQRSSTIGGNAAENAGGPHCLKYGVTSNHIVGATVVLADGSVAELSGAAADAPGYDLLGTFVGSEGTLGIATELLVRLTPNPEAIRTFLAIYDDLDAAADTVSAIIAAGIVPAALEMLEGLGVRLVEESVHAGYPTDARAVLLIEIDGLHEEIESQAEQIAVICREHGARELRAARDEAQRQKLWAGRKGALAACARLKPHYHIQDGVVPRSRLTEVLRFTEEVAQRYNLHVVNIFHAGDGNLHPLLVFDLREPGVRERAIAAGEEILRACVAAGGTISGEHGIGIEKRDYMRWIFSDDDIAAMLELRSAFDPHGIMNPCKQLPTGASCADIKQARGAARAMAQGAWI; this is encoded by the coding sequence ATGACGATCGAATCGCGCGAGCAGATCATCGCGCAGCTACGGGCCGCGATCGGCGCACCATACGTGCTTGCGCGCCCCGAGGAGCTGATGCTCTACGAGTATGATGCCAGCGCACTCGACATGGACGCGCCCGAGATTGTGGCTGTGCCCGGTAGCACCGCCGACGTGGCCCAGGTGGTGCGGATCGCGGCGGCGGCCGGCTGGCCGCTGGTGGCGCGCGGCGCGGGCACCGGCCTCTCGGGCGGGTCGGTGCCGGCCGCAGGCGGGGTGGTGGTGTCGCTGGCGCGGCTCGATCAGGTGCTGTGGATCGACCCGGCCGCGCGCCTGGCGAGGGTGCAGCCCGGCGTCGTGAATGTCGACCTGAGCACTGCGGCTGGCCCACACGGCCTGCACTTCGCACCCGACCCCTCGAGCCAGCGGTCGTCGACGATCGGCGGCAATGCGGCCGAAAATGCCGGCGGGCCGCACTGCCTGAAGTATGGTGTCACCTCTAATCATATCGTCGGCGCCACCGTGGTGCTGGCCGACGGCAGCGTGGCCGAGCTAAGCGGCGCGGCCGCCGACGCGCCCGGCTACGATCTGCTCGGCACATTCGTGGGCAGCGAGGGCACGCTCGGTATTGCCACCGAACTGCTGGTGCGGCTCACGCCCAACCCCGAGGCCATCCGCACCTTCCTGGCGATCTACGACGACCTCGACGCTGCGGCCGATACCGTCTCGGCGATCATTGCGGCCGGAATTGTGCCAGCCGCGCTCGAGATGCTCGAGGGCCTGGGCGTGCGCCTGGTCGAAGAATCGGTGCATGCCGGCTACCCCACCGACGCACGCGCGGTGCTGTTGATCGAGATCGACGGCCTGCACGAGGAGATCGAGTCGCAGGCCGAGCAGATCGCGGTGATCTGCCGCGAGCACGGCGCGCGCGAGCTGCGGGCTGCCCGCGACGAAGCCCAGCGCCAGAAGCTCTGGGCCGGCCGCAAGGGCGCCCTGGCCGCCTGCGCCCGGCTCAAGCCGCACTACCATATTCAAGATGGGGTGGTGCCGCGCTCGCGCCTGACCGAGGTGCTGCGCTTTACCGAAGAGGTCGCCCAGCGCTACAACCTGCACGTCGTGAATATTTTCCACGCCGGCGATGGCAACCTGCACCCGCTGCTGGTGTTCGATCTGCGCGAGCCGGGCGTGCGCGAGCGCGCGATTGCCGCCGGCGAGGAGATCTTGCGGGCCTGCGTGGCGGCCGGCGGCACGATCAGCGGTGAGCACGGCATCGGGATCGAGAAGCGCGACTATATGCGCTGGATCTTTTCCGACGACGATATCGCGGCTATGCTCGAGCTGCGCTCAGCATTCGATCCGCACGGCATCATGAACCCGTGCAAGCAGCTGCCTACCGGCGCCTCGTGCGCCGACATCAAGCAGGCCCGCGGCGCGGCCCGCGCGATGGCTCAAGGCGCCTGGATCTGA
- a CDS encoding aminoglycoside 6-adenylyltransferase, producing the protein MPPLLYFDWQTDTIGTLVAQADDALYQAKARGRNQHCIGRSRRGTRTRQLHAIEAPNGCLIPHQFEDEAQIMTQSQLYPQLALLERMLDLLKAMPQVRAAFLRGSFHSNEPELSSDIDLVVVATDAEPEALVELGRAVLPSAGDVQWVSLLALMPARLRALLAGPIRVDLTVVTAATLPVYEGWRILFDHDNLLRERARYTPASDTLRPEHVAAVCDEFWWRLFSCVGQIKRGQLWLALHLLSSCRDSLVQIMRWRRDPSRPFEQYANLEQHLTPEDQQALAQTLASYDLRSIATALLCTADAFDPAAREVAARVQAHYPAALAQLSKEFFIREFWALIAPGPTMSA; encoded by the coding sequence GTGCCGCCCCTGCTATACTTCGATTGGCAGACCGACACGATCGGCACGCTGGTGGCCCAGGCCGACGACGCGCTCTACCAGGCCAAAGCTCGCGGTCGTAATCAGCACTGTATCGGGCGCAGCCGTAGGGGTACACGTACCAGGCAACTGCACGCGATCGAAGCACCCAACGGCTGCCTGATTCCCCACCAGTTTGAGGATGAGGCACAGATCATGACTCAGTCGCAGCTATACCCGCAGCTTGCGCTACTTGAACGCATGCTCGATCTGCTCAAGGCGATGCCGCAGGTGCGCGCCGCGTTTCTGCGCGGCTCATTCCATAGCAACGAACCCGAGCTTAGCTCCGATATCGACCTGGTGGTTGTGGCAACCGACGCCGAGCCGGAGGCGCTGGTCGAGCTTGGGCGCGCGGTGCTGCCATCGGCCGGCGATGTCCAGTGGGTCTCGCTGCTCGCGCTCATGCCAGCGCGGCTGCGCGCGCTCCTGGCCGGCCCGATCCGGGTCGACCTGACGGTGGTGACGGCCGCGACGCTGCCGGTATACGAGGGCTGGCGCATTCTGTTCGACCACGACAACCTGCTGCGCGAGCGCGCCCGGTATACTCCGGCGAGCGACACGCTGCGCCCCGAGCATGTTGCGGCAGTGTGCGACGAATTCTGGTGGCGGCTGTTCAGCTGCGTCGGCCAGATCAAGCGTGGGCAGCTGTGGCTGGCGCTGCACTTGCTGAGCAGCTGCCGCGATAGCCTGGTGCAGATCATGCGCTGGCGGCGTGACCCCAGCCGCCCGTTCGAGCAGTACGCCAACCTCGAGCAGCACCTGACGCCCGAGGATCAGCAGGCGCTGGCGCAGACACTGGCGAGCTACGATCTGCGCAGCATCGCCACGGCGCTGCTCTGCACCGCCGATGCGTTCGACCCGGCCGCGCGCGAGGTGGCTGCGCGCGTCCAAGCGCACTACCCGGCCGCGCTGGCCCAGCTATCGAAAGAGTTCTTCATCCGCGAGTTCTGGGCGCTGATCGCCCCCGGCCCAACCATGAGCGCGTAG
- a CDS encoding Dabb family protein codes for MVKHMVMFKRKPETDDATVQQIMDRLEDLYGQIRGLMGIRCYRSLPSDRPVVWTFLLDSTLADMDALKEYLSHPAHVAVNEWMSPFLESRAVIDYEA; via the coding sequence ATGGTTAAACACATGGTCATGTTCAAGCGGAAACCCGAGACCGACGACGCCACAGTCCAGCAGATCATGGATCGCCTCGAGGATCTATACGGCCAGATTCGCGGCCTGATGGGTATTCGCTGCTATCGCTCACTGCCCTCCGACCGCCCGGTCGTCTGGACATTCCTGCTCGATAGTACACTGGCCGACATGGACGCGCTAAAGGAGTACCTCAGCCACCCGGCGCACGTCGCCGTGAACGAGTGGATGTCGCCGTTCCTCGAGAGCCGCGCCGTAATCGATTACGAGGCCTAG